One genomic segment of Deltaproteobacteria bacterium includes these proteins:
- a CDS encoding CoA transferase subunit A, with translation MNKVMTTEEAVKTYIHDGDFLFIGGYICRTPFAVIHEIIRQRKKDLTITRSNAADDFDMMIGAGTVSRFIGTFLSLGLYGLGRCYRRSMEQGIPQKIEVEEYTNLSLPMMLLAGSLGMPFIPVKDMAGTDLLKVRAFMGDNKFKLIDSPFDGSPSVLVPALNPDVAIVHVQQADESGNAQIWGIGGDCKVGANAAKTVIVSCERIVSREVIGKDPSRTIIPDFKVCAVVEEPFGAHPGYTPGFYDVDFSFGSFYQKASDTVDGFHAFLDEWVYGRKDRKEYIQHYIEQFGYSAFDKLKAEFDYGYPVSYSY, from the coding sequence ATGAACAAAGTGATGACGACAGAGGAAGCGGTAAAAACATACATTCACGACGGTGATTTCCTTTTCATCGGTGGCTATATCTGCCGCACGCCCTTCGCGGTTATCCACGAGATAATACGGCAGCGGAAAAAGGACCTGACCATAACCAGAAGCAACGCGGCTGATGACTTTGACATGATGATCGGGGCCGGCACGGTCAGCCGGTTCATCGGGACCTTCCTGTCATTAGGGCTCTATGGACTGGGAAGGTGTTACCGGCGCTCGATGGAACAGGGAATCCCCCAGAAGATAGAGGTCGAGGAATACACCAACCTCTCCCTGCCGATGATGCTGCTGGCCGGTTCCCTGGGAATGCCGTTTATCCCGGTCAAGGACATGGCAGGCACGGACCTTTTGAAGGTGAGGGCCTTCATGGGAGACAACAAGTTCAAGCTCATCGATTCACCCTTCGACGGAAGCCCCTCGGTGCTTGTCCCCGCTCTTAATCCCGATGTTGCCATTGTCCATGTCCAGCAGGCCGACGAATCCGGCAATGCCCAGATATGGGGGATCGGTGGTGACTGCAAGGTGGGGGCCAACGCGGCGAAAACGGTCATTGTCAGCTGTGAACGGATCGTCAGCCGGGAGGTCATCGGCAAAGACCCGTCACGGACGATCATACCCGATTTCAAGGTATGCGCCGTCGTGGAAGAACCATTCGGCGCGCATCCCGGATATACGCCGGGATTTTACGACGTCGATTTTTCCTTCGGGTCGTTCTACCAGAAGGCATCGGACACGGTCGACGGATTCCATGCCTTTCTCGATGAATGGGTGTACGGCAGGAAAGACCGGAAAGAGTATATACAGCACTATATTGAGCAATTCGGTTATAGTGCGTTCGACAAGCTCAAAGCGGAATTCGATTACGGATATCCCGTGAGTTATTCCTATTAA
- a CDS encoding SDR family NAD(P)-dependent oxidoreductase: MDRVLVITGLAQGMGREVVKILAARGWSIAGFDVDREGLSSLERELKSMGGTHIIDELDITDRPGILSFRDRVLDTYGHVDSVVSNVGIGFFGPFEEVNLEKALKCLEINVIGAASIFQSFLPSMRKRRAGKLIAMSSLVGQIPFPFESIYSASKFAIEGLVLSLRYEVEPFGIRVALIEPAQVSTTFAAKIHILPPEGSPYRERARRFIERDDELIKTAPTPLAASEKIARIIESDKPKMHNQVDVMSTIFLFLNRILPTSVRDAILLNHMDIKV, from the coding sequence ATGGACAGAGTGCTGGTTATCACGGGTCTTGCACAGGGCATGGGACGTGAGGTCGTCAAGATACTGGCAGCGCGGGGATGGAGCATCGCTGGCTTCGATGTCGACCGTGAGGGGCTGTCTTCTCTTGAAAGGGAACTGAAAAGCATGGGCGGGACCCATATCATTGATGAACTCGACATAACGGACCGACCCGGCATTCTTTCGTTCCGTGACCGGGTCCTCGATACATACGGCCATGTCGATTCGGTGGTATCGAACGTCGGTATCGGGTTTTTCGGTCCCTTTGAAGAAGTGAATCTGGAGAAAGCCCTGAAGTGCCTTGAAATAAACGTGATCGGTGCCGCTTCCATCTTTCAGAGCTTTCTGCCTTCCATGAGAAAGAGGAGGGCGGGGAAGCTGATCGCCATGTCATCCCTGGTCGGCCAGATCCCCTTTCCCTTTGAGTCAATATACTCGGCAAGCAAGTTCGCTATCGAGGGGCTTGTCCTGTCCCTGCGTTACGAGGTGGAACCTTTCGGTATCAGGGTGGCGCTGATAGAGCCCGCACAGGTATCCACGACCTTTGCCGCGAAGATCCATATCCTGCCGCCGGAAGGCTCTCCCTACCGGGAGCGGGCGCGGCGTTTTATTGAACGCGATGACGAACTGATAAAGACGGCACCGACACCCCTTGCCGCGTCGGAAAAGATAGCGCGGATAATCGAATCGGACAAACCGAAAATGCATAACCAGGTCGATGTCATGAGTACGATATTCCTGTTTTTGAACCGGATCCTGCCGACATCGGTCAGGGACGCGATATTACTGAATCACATGGATATAAAAGTATGA
- a CDS encoding CoA-transferase subunit beta: MTHHPEDYSKPELMACCGAREIADGDVVIVGTGFPTMSANIAKYTHAPQAVLMQESGVYDARPKRPALSVGDPCLNPGAAMIGGLVDVMGMFLQAGWVDVGFLSGSQVDKYGNINTTVIGSYEKPKSRLPGSGGANPIGSLARKVLIIALHDTKRLAKRVDFITTPGYIDGPGARERCGLPAGTGPAAIITNKAVMKFDPDTREAYLATYHPGTTVEEIISLTPWDLKIADDVHETETPREEELRALREILDPFRMINIYEGRGYV, encoded by the coding sequence ATGACACACCATCCCGAAGATTACAGTAAGCCGGAACTCATGGCATGCTGCGGTGCCCGGGAGATTGCCGATGGTGATGTGGTTATCGTCGGAACGGGCTTTCCCACCATGTCGGCGAATATCGCCAAATATACCCATGCACCACAGGCGGTGCTCATGCAGGAATCCGGTGTCTATGACGCCCGGCCGAAACGTCCCGCCCTTTCCGTGGGAGACCCCTGCCTGAATCCGGGGGCGGCGATGATCGGCGGTCTTGTCGACGTCATGGGCATGTTCCTTCAGGCGGGCTGGGTCGATGTGGGGTTTCTTTCGGGGAGCCAGGTCGACAAGTATGGAAACATCAACACCACCGTCATCGGTTCATACGAAAAACCCAAAAGCCGCCTTCCCGGGAGCGGCGGTGCGAACCCCATCGGCTCACTTGCCCGCAAGGTTCTGATCATCGCCCTGCACGACACAAAACGCCTGGCGAAGCGCGTCGATTTCATCACAACGCCGGGGTATATCGACGGGCCGGGGGCACGCGAGAGATGCGGCCTGCCCGCCGGAACGGGCCCGGCGGCCATTATCACCAACAAGGCGGTCATGAAATTCGATCCCGACACCAGGGAGGCCTACCTTGCCACATACCATCCCGGAACGACGGTTGAGGAAATTATCAGCCTCACACCCTGGGACCTCAAGATCGCCGATGATGTTCATGAAACGGAAACGCCCCGTGAAGAAGAACTGCGAGCCCTCAGGGAAATACTGGATCCCTTTCGAATGATCAATATCTATGAAGGGCGGGGGTATGTGTGA
- a CDS encoding NAD-dependent epimerase/dehydratase family protein → MEFSGITLVTGAAGFMGSHLVEYLARQGVRVRASARLRKDTSFFDALGVEYMAADLTRPETLPPLFEGGVDRVFHLGAVCNFSTPYKDLYPINVEGVEKITRLAMEAGVKRYVHVGSTSVYAPYRGVPFGEEYPQEPQNDYGRSKMEGEKVVRRRISEGLPAVITRPCTVYGPRCTDGAGKAFSRPTSIAAVPGPGHQRLSNIRAEDVAAAVTHLSHLDDAVGEAYNIADDSHPTVEEALALAARAFGMKPPAIHLPLAIVKIAARFEGMLARLKGTVPDLEYDAVQYLYDDYIVDNRKLKQTGYRLIYPDFRRSMEQMGEWYRNRGGTGTP, encoded by the coding sequence ATGGAATTTTCCGGAATAACCCTGGTAACAGGGGCTGCGGGATTCATGGGAAGTCACCTGGTGGAATACCTGGCTCGACAGGGCGTTCGTGTGCGTGCCTCGGCGCGGCTCCGGAAAGACACGTCCTTTTTCGATGCTCTCGGTGTCGAGTATATGGCCGCCGACCTCACGCGGCCGGAAACACTGCCGCCGTTGTTTGAAGGCGGGGTGGACAGAGTGTTCCATCTCGGAGCTGTCTGTAATTTTTCAACGCCCTATAAGGACCTGTACCCCATCAATGTGGAGGGGGTCGAAAAAATAACGCGTCTTGCCATGGAGGCCGGAGTGAAACGCTACGTCCACGTGGGATCAACGAGCGTGTACGCGCCATATAGGGGCGTTCCCTTCGGTGAAGAGTATCCCCAGGAACCGCAGAACGATTACGGCCGGAGCAAGATGGAAGGAGAAAAGGTGGTACGGCGACGGATCAGCGAAGGGCTGCCGGCGGTCATCACCCGGCCCTGCACTGTGTATGGTCCCCGGTGCACCGACGGCGCCGGCAAGGCCTTTTCACGACCCACATCGATCGCTGCCGTGCCGGGGCCGGGGCACCAGCGTCTGTCAAACATACGCGCGGAAGATGTGGCAGCGGCCGTTACGCATTTGTCGCATCTCGATGACGCCGTGGGAGAGGCATACAATATTGCGGACGACAGCCATCCCACCGTGGAAGAAGCGCTTGCGCTGGCCGCCCGTGCCTTCGGCATGAAGCCGCCGGCCATCCATCTTCCCCTGGCGATCGTCAAGATAGCGGCACGCTTCGAGGGCATGCTCGCACGCTTGAAAGGGACCGTTCCGGACCTTGAATACGACGCCGTGCAGTATCTGTACGACGATTATATCGTCGATAATCGAAAACTGAAGCAGACAGGATACCGGCTCATCTATCCCGATTTTAGACGATCCATGGAGCAGATGGGGGAATGGTATCGAAACCGGGGAGGGACGGGTACGCCGTAA
- a CDS encoding MmgE/PrpD family protein, with product MQEYSRELARFCAGISIAGIPPEVIDKTKLCILDCIANIYGSWKLEAVRNVAGYIRSQGEEGPATIIGEQIQTSVRSAAFINGTAAEAIEAQDGLRFGGNHPGTAVIPAAFALAEQKGRNGVALIEAVIAGYEAANRPASAMHPYHTLSGFLPTGTCGAFGAAAAAAKLSGFDVEKTLNAISNAGYLLPLSMAEQLMGGHTVKIVQGGQAAVAGITAAGLAGAGITGHPRVFEGSELKGGFTQITSRGEPVFDRLTEKLGEHYTIMDIYFKPYTACRHTHGAIQAALKLRNGQGIAAGDIDAVNVFTYGIALIAVGKGVKAGDSFVSAQFSIPYTVAAALVSGEVGPLQLRRESMEDPTILDLAGRVTVTMDEELNGRYPEVTASRVEVVLKNGTKLVEQTDIPAGDPRDPMGWDEISEKVRRFAGTRDTGRIEKAIDMIRDLEHVGFVPELMDIL from the coding sequence GTGCAAGAATACTCCCGAGAACTGGCCCGCTTCTGTGCCGGCATTTCCATCGCCGGGATACCGCCGGAGGTGATCGACAAGACGAAGCTCTGCATCCTGGACTGCATCGCGAACATCTACGGTTCCTGGAAACTGGAAGCGGTCCGGAACGTGGCAGGGTATATCCGGTCGCAGGGTGAAGAAGGGCCGGCGACGATCATCGGTGAACAGATCCAGACATCGGTACGGTCGGCGGCCTTTATAAACGGAACAGCGGCGGAAGCTATCGAGGCACAGGACGGCCTTCGCTTCGGCGGAAATCATCCCGGGACGGCGGTGATCCCCGCAGCTTTCGCCCTTGCCGAGCAAAAGGGCAGGAACGGCGTCGCTCTCATTGAAGCGGTCATAGCCGGGTACGAAGCAGCCAACCGGCCTGCCTCAGCCATGCATCCCTATCACACCCTGTCGGGTTTCCTGCCGACGGGGACCTGCGGCGCCTTCGGTGCCGCCGCTGCAGCGGCAAAATTGAGCGGTTTCGATGTAGAAAAAACCCTCAATGCCATCAGTAACGCAGGATATCTTCTTCCCCTGTCGATGGCGGAACAGCTTATGGGGGGGCACACTGTAAAGATCGTCCAGGGCGGGCAGGCAGCCGTCGCGGGCATCACGGCCGCAGGTCTCGCCGGGGCCGGGATAACCGGTCATCCTCGTGTCTTTGAAGGCTCCGAGCTGAAAGGCGGGTTCACGCAGATAACATCCCGGGGAGAACCCGTCTTTGACCGTTTGACAGAAAAGCTTGGAGAACACTATACGATAATGGACATCTACTTCAAACCTTACACGGCGTGCCGTCACACGCACGGCGCCATCCAGGCCGCGCTGAAATTACGGAACGGTCAGGGTATCGCGGCCGGTGACATCGATGCCGTCAACGTCTTTACTTATGGGATAGCCCTCATTGCCGTGGGCAAAGGCGTGAAGGCCGGTGACAGTTTCGTGTCGGCGCAGTTCTCTATCCCCTATACCGTCGCGGCAGCACTGGTTTCCGGGGAAGTGGGTCCATTACAACTGCGAAGGGAGAGCATGGAGGACCCCACAATTCTCGACCTTGCGGGCAGGGTGACCGTTACCATGGATGAAGAGTTGAACGGACGCTATCCGGAGGTGACCGCGTCACGGGTCGAGGTCGTATTGAAAAACGGAACGAAACTGGTCGAGCAGACCGATATTCCTGCCGGAGACCCGCGGGACCCCATGGGATGGGATGAAATATCGGAAAAGGTCAGGAGATTCGCCGGCACGCGTGATACGGGCCGTATTGAGAAGGCGATCGACATGATCCGGGACCTGGAGCATGTCGGTTTTGTACCTGAACTGATGGATATACTGTAA
- a CDS encoding TetR/AcrR family transcriptional regulator gives MGEKNGVTRKVIHLNIMQAAKELFLEKRYSAITVDEIAKHAGVTKRTVYGHFPSKLALFVHMFDDYLQQLQLELLRVLKAETEPLILLRKLADALFHFTRENERFMRLFWTLGSDEFEGVIPEELIERIKLWNRSMIFEVTRVVKKNGGERLFERYDPELLYHLMSAINKGIFLHTNKSDKFRIATINPEHLYQLMMGIVERGIFGMSQDVEATEDAAREQGRAGLHAR, from the coding sequence ATGGGGGAAAAGAACGGAGTTACCAGGAAGGTTATCCACCTCAATATCATGCAGGCCGCGAAGGAACTCTTCCTTGAGAAGCGGTACAGCGCCATTACCGTCGATGAGATAGCGAAACATGCCGGCGTGACGAAGCGTACGGTATACGGTCACTTCCCCTCAAAGCTGGCGCTCTTCGTACACATGTTCGACGACTATCTTCAGCAGCTTCAGCTGGAGCTGCTCCGGGTCCTGAAGGCCGAAACGGAACCGTTGATATTGCTGAGAAAGCTTGCCGACGCGCTCTTTCACTTCACCAGGGAGAATGAAAGGTTCATGCGCCTTTTCTGGACCCTCGGGTCTGATGAATTTGAAGGCGTGATTCCCGAGGAACTCATCGAGCGGATAAAACTCTGGAACCGATCGATGATCTTTGAGGTCACCCGGGTAGTGAAGAAGAACGGCGGAGAACGCCTGTTCGAACGGTATGATCCCGAGCTGCTGTATCACCTCATGTCCGCGATCAACAAGGGCATTTTCCTCCATACGAACAAATCGGACAAATTCAGGATCGCCACGATCAATCCGGAACATCTCTATCAGTTGATGATGGGCATTGTTGAAAGGGGCATCTTCGGCATGTCGCAGGATGTCGAGGCCACAGAGGATGCCGCGCGCGAGCAGGGCAGAGCCGGTCTGCACGCGCGGTAG
- a CDS encoding lysophospholipase, with product MKDENSFPGNHEKGMFEARDGFRLFERRWMPEKPAKAGVIIVHGLAEHSGRYRHVAEYLVGKGYGVHTFDLRNHGRSGSPTAYVRSFDDYLSDLEVFLERTAAREAGKPLFILGHSLGGTIATLYAITKKPSVTGILLSGAALKTTDDVPAILITLSGIIGAILPKLPTVKLDCTAVSRDPKVVKDYDADPLNYRGGTPARTGAEFIKATRLIQEKMELFALPVLIMHGTVDRLADVEGSRQLYARAASSDKTLKLYEGLYHEILNEPEQKEVLKDIEDWLEARVTG from the coding sequence ATGAAGGACGAAAACTCTTTTCCCGGAAACCATGAAAAGGGCATGTTCGAGGCACGCGACGGATTCCGGCTCTTTGAGCGGCGATGGATGCCCGAGAAGCCTGCAAAAGCAGGCGTGATCATCGTTCATGGGCTGGCCGAGCACAGCGGGCGCTACCGGCACGTCGCGGAATATCTTGTTGGAAAGGGGTATGGCGTTCATACCTTTGACCTTCGGAACCATGGAAGGTCGGGAAGCCCCACGGCCTATGTCAGATCCTTCGATGACTATCTTTCCGACCTGGAAGTATTTCTCGAAAGGACCGCCGCCCGTGAAGCAGGAAAACCTCTCTTCATTCTCGGGCACAGCCTGGGGGGGACGATAGCGACCCTCTATGCGATCACGAAAAAACCATCTGTCACCGGCATCCTGCTCAGTGGAGCCGCCCTGAAGACGACGGATGACGTCCCGGCGATCCTTATCACCCTTTCGGGTATCATTGGTGCGATCCTGCCGAAGCTTCCCACCGTAAAGCTGGACTGTACAGCCGTTTCCCGGGATCCGAAGGTTGTTAAGGATTACGATGCGGACCCGCTCAATTACCGGGGGGGAACGCCCGCCCGAACGGGGGCTGAATTCATAAAGGCAACACGTCTCATTCAGGAAAAGATGGAACTCTTTGCCCTGCCGGTTCTCATCATGCACGGCACTGTGGACCGGCTTGCCGATGTTGAGGGAAGCAGGCAGCTTTACGCACGGGCGGCGTCATCGGACAAGACACTTAAGCTGTATGAAGGCCTCTACCACGAAATATTGAACGAACCGGAACAGAAAGAGGTCCTGAAGGATATAGAAGACTGGCTTGAAGCCCGCGTAACCGGTTGA
- a CDS encoding acyl-CoA dehydrogenase family protein, with translation MDFKFTQEQEMLIETLRSMGKRENFRELAAEIDRTGEFPFHLTQKYAELGLLGMTLSPEYGGGGRPALEAIIAIEELAKFSPIIAAVVFESNVGPVRVIDLFGTEEQKKRIIPGVCSGELSVSVSMTEPEAGSDLTSLSTRAEDAGDHYVLNGRKTFITGGGEASHYLVYTRFGEVPGYKGIGGLLIEKGMPGFTFGKQERFLGLRGMPSCDLIFEDVRVPKENVVVPQGEFRNLMLTFDIERCGNAAMCLGVAGGALEEAKAYAVQRNAFGRPISEFQAVQFSIAEMAMKLDAARLLVYRAATGAGGGLPSIYESALAKCFANEMVIEITHKAMEVFGGYGYSMEFPVERMLRDGRAWRVAGGTINMLKITIASLIFGRRFDQRKGR, from the coding sequence ATGGACTTCAAATTCACACAGGAACAGGAAATGCTGATCGAGACGCTTCGGAGCATGGGGAAGCGGGAAAACTTCCGGGAACTGGCGGCCGAGATAGACCGCACGGGGGAATTCCCCTTTCATCTCACACAAAAATATGCCGAATTGGGGCTTCTCGGCATGACACTGTCACCGGAGTATGGAGGCGGCGGACGGCCGGCGCTGGAGGCGATAATAGCGATCGAGGAACTGGCGAAGTTCAGCCCGATAATAGCCGCCGTCGTTTTTGAATCCAACGTGGGACCTGTTCGGGTCATCGACCTTTTCGGGACGGAGGAACAGAAAAAGAGGATCATACCGGGCGTCTGTTCGGGTGAGCTGAGCGTGTCCGTTTCCATGACGGAACCTGAGGCAGGGTCGGACCTGACATCCCTGTCCACGAGGGCCGAAGATGCCGGTGATCACTACGTTCTGAACGGCAGAAAAACCTTCATAACCGGCGGGGGAGAAGCGAGTCATTATCTTGTCTATACCCGTTTCGGGGAGGTGCCGGGTTATAAGGGTATCGGTGGTCTTCTCATCGAAAAGGGGATGCCGGGATTTACCTTCGGGAAACAGGAGCGCTTCCTGGGCCTGCGCGGAATGCCCTCCTGCGACCTGATATTTGAGGACGTACGGGTGCCGAAAGAGAATGTCGTGGTCCCGCAGGGAGAATTCAGAAATCTCATGCTCACCTTTGACATAGAGCGTTGCGGAAACGCGGCCATGTGTCTCGGTGTCGCCGGCGGGGCGCTTGAAGAGGCGAAGGCATACGCGGTCCAGCGCAACGCCTTCGGACGACCCATTTCTGAATTCCAGGCCGTACAGTTCTCCATTGCCGAGATGGCCATGAAACTTGACGCGGCACGTCTTCTTGTTTACCGGGCAGCTACGGGGGCGGGAGGGGGTCTGCCTTCCATCTATGAGTCGGCCCTTGCCAAGTGTTTCGCCAATGAGATGGTCATTGAGATCACCCATAAGGCCATGGAGGTGTTCGGCGGTTACGGCTACAGTATGGAATTTCCCGTTGAAAGAATGCTTCGGGACGGCAGGGCCTGGAGGGTAGCCGGCGGAACGATCAACATGCTGAAGATCACCATCGCGAGCCTCATCTTCGGCCGCCGGTTCGATCAGAGAAAAGGGCGATAA
- a CDS encoding formate C-acetyltransferase/glycerol dehydratase family glycyl radical enzyme, whose protein sequence is MTAEQALKIVPETRVQRLRRRIIEAPQEVSVERARYLTRSMKKNKEEHPLTRISMALEDILDSISVIIRDDEFIVGCRTEKLKGAPLFPEGKSKWIEGDVDTFDTRVYQRALITPEEKRELKEDILPYWRGRTIEDRMFEKLTPDVEADMDKYVFIMILEITYGIGHFTMDHQRLLSQGLRGIIEDARAKREGLSSAERTGEKGLFYDAVIRSLEAAIRFARRYAARAASMAAQEKDEERADELRRIAAICARVPEFPAATFEEAIQSVYFMHLIAQIESGGNSISLGRIDQILYPYYRADKEASRITHAWARELMALLFIKVNEIWNVLEEVFIPGGEGTEGKTTQNVTVGGVGIDGADATNELSYIGLDAYADIRTVQPDFGVRLSSLSPDDFFLRAVKYAKDGVAMHFFNDDAIIRSLVKAGLTLEDARDYGVVGCLEPNAQGKTFGSTFAIQVNGIKCVEFALSNGIDNTFGLQSGIETGDPTLFKTFDDVWNAYTAQMSYFIDQVVRGMHVLDEVIADNLPSPLASAMIDGCLEKGMDLTRGGAVYNSTGTQFIGFANVVDSLYAIKKAVFDEKTVGIEELAEWLANDWDEAEEKRNYFLNRIAKYGNDDDEVDEMAARVIDHYCDELAQHRNFRGGTFWPGVFSVGFHIAFGSFTAATPDGRYSGDVLGNGLTPTTGTAISGPTAVMNSVTKLPLLRVYNGANLNMRFSGKTVNPEKLMQLMKGYFERGGVQVQYNMVDSRVLRNAKKQPEKYRDLVVRISGYSTLFTGLTETAQDEIISRTEYELQ, encoded by the coding sequence ATGACAGCCGAACAGGCCCTGAAAATAGTCCCGGAAACACGGGTGCAGCGGCTCAGGAGAAGGATCATCGAGGCGCCCCAGGAGGTCAGTGTTGAGCGGGCACGGTATCTGACCCGTTCAATGAAAAAGAATAAAGAGGAACATCCTCTGACCCGGATCAGCATGGCCCTGGAGGACATTCTCGATTCCATCAGTGTCATTATCAGGGATGATGAATTCATTGTGGGGTGCAGGACTGAAAAGCTGAAAGGCGCCCCGCTCTTTCCGGAAGGAAAATCGAAATGGATCGAGGGCGACGTGGATACCTTCGATACCCGTGTCTACCAGCGGGCGCTGATAACACCGGAAGAAAAGCGTGAACTGAAAGAAGACATCCTCCCCTACTGGCGTGGTCGGACCATAGAAGACCGCATGTTCGAAAAACTGACACCCGACGTCGAAGCAGACATGGACAAATACGTGTTCATCATGATCCTTGAGATCACTTACGGCATCGGCCACTTTACGATGGACCACCAGCGGCTCCTCTCACAGGGATTGAGAGGTATCATTGAGGACGCACGGGCGAAACGGGAGGGATTATCTTCGGCGGAACGAACCGGGGAAAAGGGGCTTTTTTACGACGCCGTCATCCGGTCCCTGGAGGCGGCGATACGCTTCGCTCGGCGATACGCGGCGCGTGCCGCCTCGATGGCCGCACAAGAGAAGGATGAGGAACGGGCCGATGAATTGCGCAGGATCGCGGCGATCTGTGCGCGCGTTCCGGAATTTCCGGCGGCAACCTTTGAAGAAGCGATCCAGAGCGTCTATTTCATGCACCTGATCGCCCAGATCGAGAGCGGCGGCAATTCGATCTCCCTGGGGCGGATTGACCAGATCCTCTATCCCTATTACCGGGCGGACAAGGAGGCGAGCCGGATAACCCACGCATGGGCACGGGAGCTGATGGCCCTTCTCTTCATCAAGGTGAACGAAATATGGAACGTCCTTGAAGAGGTGTTCATTCCCGGCGGCGAGGGAACGGAAGGAAAGACGACCCAGAACGTGACCGTGGGCGGTGTCGGTATCGACGGCGCTGATGCAACGAACGAACTGAGTTACATCGGACTCGACGCCTATGCCGACATACGGACCGTTCAGCCGGATTTCGGTGTCCGGTTGAGTTCCCTGTCTCCCGATGATTTCTTCCTGCGTGCCGTGAAATACGCGAAGGACGGGGTGGCAATGCACTTTTTCAATGACGATGCCATAATACGTTCGCTGGTAAAAGCGGGGCTTACCCTGGAGGACGCGAGGGATTACGGTGTCGTGGGCTGCCTGGAACCGAACGCCCAGGGAAAGACCTTCGGTTCCACCTTTGCCATTCAGGTGAATGGGATAAAATGCGTGGAATTTGCCCTGAGCAATGGAATAGACAATACCTTCGGTCTGCAGTCGGGGATAGAGACCGGTGATCCAACACTCTTCAAGACCTTTGATGATGTCTGGAACGCTTACACGGCACAGATGTCGTATTTCATAGATCAGGTCGTCCGCGGCATGCACGTCCTGGATGAGGTCATCGCGGACAACCTGCCGTCACCGTTGGCGTCGGCAATGATAGATGGCTGCCTTGAAAAGGGAATGGACCTGACCCGCGGCGGCGCCGTCTACAATTCAACAGGTACCCAGTTCATCGGGTTCGCCAACGTCGTCGACAGCCTCTACGCCATTAAAAAGGCTGTTTTCGATGAAAAGACCGTCGGTATCGAAGAACTGGCAGAATGGCTCGCGAACGATTGGGACGAGGCGGAGGAGAAACGTAACTATTTTCTCAACAGGATCGCCAAGTATGGCAACGATGATGATGAGGTGGACGAAATGGCCGCGCGGGTCATCGATCACTATTGTGATGAGCTTGCCCAGCACAGGAACTTCCGCGGCGGCACCTTCTGGCCAGGTGTCTTTTCGGTGGGGTTTCACATTGCCTTCGGTTCATTTACTGCCGCCACGCCCGATGGCCGATATTCCGGCGACGTACTGGGAAACGGCCTGACACCGACAACGGGAACGGCCATATCTGGACCGACGGCGGTCATGAACTCCGTGACGAAACTTCCGCTTTTGCGTGTGTACAACGGGGCGAACCTGAACATGAGGTTTTCCGGAAAAACCGTGAACCCCGAGAAACTCATGCAGCTCATGAAGGGATATTTTGAACGGGGCGGCGTGCAGGTCCAGTACAACATGGTGGACTCCCGGGTGTTGCGCAACGCCAAGAAACAACCGGAAAAATACCGCGACCTGGTGGTGCGAATCAGCGGGTATTCAACGCTCTTTACGGGTCTTACCGAGACAGCCCAGGACGAGATCATCAGCCGGACGGAATACGAACTCCAGTGA